cttccttccttccttcctttcttccttccttccttttcttccttcctttctttctttctttctttctttctttctttctttctttctttctttctttctttctttctttcttccttccttccttttttcctttcttcctttctttcttctttttcttttctttcctttccataaCACTAGATAGCAGtgattcttaggaaaaaaaaggataatgatTTGAAAACTTAGGGGGTCACTCATCCCTGGCTTCATTCCCACAATGATTTCCATATGGATATCTCTTCCATTTCCATAAGCTTTCAGAGAAGAGGATTTGATCATCTTCCCTGGAAACTTATTACATTGCTCAATGATGAGAAAAttcttcaacaacaaaaataacatacaCTTCTTGCATGTTTCATATGTACCAGGTAGTGGCTATGATGCTAACatagaaaaattgattttttaatttattatttttaattgatgtgtagttgatttacaatattatactaattttaggtgtacaacatactgattttgtatttttatagattatactccatttaacgttattataaaataatggctatgtttccctgtgctctacaatatatccttgtagcttatttattttacacatagtagtttgtacctcttaatcccctacccctaccttgcccctctcccttccctctcctcagtagtaaccactaatttgttctctatgtatgtttctgttttgttatattcattcatttgttttattttttagatatcacttataagtaataacatatggtatttgtctttctgtgtctgacttatttcactaagcctaCTACCGTTTAGGTCTAAGCATGTTGTTGCAAACAGcagactttcattcttttttatgattgaataatatcccattattatatatcaatatataccatatcttctttatgcattcatctgttgatgggcatttaggttgctttcatatcttggctattgtaaataatgctgctatgaacattggggtgtgtgttttcattttctttgtatatacccaggagtggaattgctggatcacatggtagctctatttttagttttctgaggactctccatactgttttctacagaggctggaccaatttacattcccaccaataatgtacaagagttcctttttctcctcatcctcaccaacatttgttagttgtagacttttttttttttttgcggtacgcgggcctctcactgttgtggcctctcctgttgcggagcacaggctccggacgcgcaggctcagtggccatggctcacgggcccagccgctctgcggcatgtgggatcttcccggaccggggcatgaacgcgtgtcccctgcatcggcaggtggactctcaaccactgtgccaccagggaagcccctttaatccattttgaatttatttttgtatatggcctGAGAAAatgctctaatttcattgttttacagaAAACCTGATTTAATCCTCCCAGTAACCCTAAGAGATAGtaatgttttctccattttaactATGAAGAAATTTAAGATCAAGTTCATACATTcaacaagtggcagagccaagaatTAAACCCACATCTTTATTTGGTTGTGAAAAtgctgctctttttaaaaattgaattatagttgatttacaatattgtgttagtttcaggtatacagcaaagtgattcagatatatatgtatttttcagattattttccattataggtttttacaaggtattgaatatagttccctgtgttttacagtaaatcctttttgtttatttcatatatagtagtttgtagcTGTTAGTCCTATACTGCTAGCTtatcccccccctccccccgcaatccctttcccctttggtaaccataagcttgtctTCTgtgtctgagagtctgtttctgttttgtacatagattcatttgtattatttttttagattccacatataagtgatatcatataatatttgtctttctctgtctgactggctttacttagtatgatattctctgggtccatccatgttgctgcaaatggcaatattccattctttttaatggctgaatagcattccattgtatatatatatatcccaccTTCTTgaaccaatcatctgttgatgggcatttgggttgcttccatgtcttggctgttataaatagtgcagctatgaacattggggtgcatgtatctttttttttttttttttttttttaaggactgcCAGAACTCCacttttatttttgcattctttACGAAAAAAACGTAACCAattaccatttccttttctttccctgcttACTTAGCTTCAACATCAATGATCATGTATTTCAGAAACTACTGAAAGACTTCAAGTACACTGCTGCAAAGAATAGCTAATAATTGCTCCCTACATATTTTTGCTTAATCTATTTTGTAAACTGTAGTCAACTCCTGGAACATCTTAAGTAAACTacctttatttccttaaataaaaatgaataattttaaacatcatgcagatgaaacatttttaataccTAACTTCCTTAACATAAGGTAAAACAGTCTTAGGCAGGCTGTCActgggaattttttaaatgtcatgatAATTATGCAGGTATGGATCATATTCAGTATTTAACATATGACCAAGGTAACTAATAAGAGGTCAAAAACAAAGTTAAAGTTAAGCACAGATACTTCTTTGAAAAGCTTCTGATGTTTATTTACTTCTGCACAAACAACTTAAGTGGGAAGAGCCACTAGTATAAACCTATTTTTAGTCTCTATTATTAAAACTGCTTAAGAGTTCTTAGAACACAGAAAAACTAAATTTGAATGCATTTGTAATAGCTTAACAATTTAGGTCTTAGGATCTTTTAATGGAATGTTTGAAACCAATCATAATTCACTGCAAagataaatcagaaaaagaaaacaaacttttgaatGCTATGTTATAATGACCTGGACAAAACTGATTATCAACTAGTAATGATTAGCACATGCAATAGACTGAGAAATTAAATCCTCTGCTATATACTTTTGTCAGACATGAGAAagttttaaatgttcttattGCATTCATCTCCCACATACTCAATTTTATTTAAGACAACAGTTCTCTCCAGATTTTTGGGTTTATCAGtgcaaagtaaaataaagcaatcTCAGTAGAAATGGTTTATTACAATGTTATCTTAGAAAGGCTTATTTCTCAAAATGTCCTAAAAGATGTCCAAATCATGAGAATGATCAACCTCAATGGCTTCCTCTGCATCCAACTTTGTTTCTCCGTGTCCTTCCTGTGATTCATCAAGAGAGGCCAGGGCCTCATTTGTGTCACTTGCAAAAGTCTCTCGTGATGTATCATCATCTTCTAGaaaatttaggtttttaatagcttgtttcatcttttttccCAACACTTGTGTTCTTCTCTTCTTAgcagcttttttattttcatattccttttgATTTTCAATGTAGAAAATGTCCTTAATTTGTTCCTCACTGATACTAGGAGTGTTCTTCAGGAGATTCAGGAAAACTCCACCTGGTGTTCTTCTTCGACTACCATTCATTATAAAAAGGCCACCATTTTGTTCAACTTCAGCAGTTTCCATCAGAAGTTCAATTGCCTTTTTGTTCCCAATTATCCTCACTACTCGGGCTATCAAATCTTTCTTTGGTTCCTGCAACCTAAAAGAAATTTCATCAGCCACTTTCTCTTGAGAATCGTCCTCTGTGATCTCATATCGGCCTTTATAGTTCATTTCTAGTCTGTCTCCTAGTCTGTCTTTGACAGGTCGTTTCCTTTTGAGATGACCTTGCccattttcctcctcctttgaTCCCGTTTTTTTGCCACCATGCATATATTCATCTAGCTCTTTGTCTAATTCTTTTGTATGCTCTTGGGATTCCCTCTTAAGTTTCTTAGCAAGCAAATAATTGTATGTCTCGGATTCTCTGCTTCTGTCAATAGTGCCCTCCATTCCCAAGATACCAAGTTCAGTGGCCACTGCATCTTGATTCTGTTCCTGCAGCACAGCACCCCATATGTTGTTAACCTTCTTCCCTCCAGCAATAGGCGGTTTCTGGCTGCTCTGGCCAAACTGAAAAGGCTCTGGTTTGGAAGGAgtgttaaaacatttttgtcGTTTGCGCTTCCAGAGAGAGCTATCATCATCTGAATCCGAAAAACTCTCCTCACTTGAATCCACACTTTTAACAGTCCGATAATGTGATACCGGAGCACACACTGTTGCAGTACTCTGGAAGGGCCTCACTGCACAGTCCCCACCTAGTGCTTTCGGCACCTGCAGCGGCCTGTCGCTGGGTGCCACCGTCATGTCGGAATCCGAGTCAGAAAGTTGCCCATCTTCCATGTCGCCTGCCTCCTGCGCCTCCTGCGCCATCTTCCCGCGgccgcatgtatctttttgaaatagagtttttatcttttctggatacatgcccaggagtgggattgctggatcatatggttgctCTATGAAAATGCTGCTCTTAATGTATGAACCCAAATCCCTCTCACAGTTTTGGGAGCCCCATGCTGGAGCTAGCACTTACTGAATTGCAAGAGCCAATTGTTAAAGTTTCAGGAATTTTGTAAACCAATTGTTAAAtccagccattattaaaaatcaaattattattatataaattaaacttacatttaaataaatttaatttagttaataaggtaaaattaaacttaaataaattatattaaaaatagaagtaaacaTACTCAAAACTTTTCATTTCCTAATTATTCTACTACATTTTAGTTCTCTCTGtgctcttgaggttatttacaTCTATTGTGTCTGTATGGTGGAAGTGCTATATAATGGTGGTCTGCTGTGTCTCTTTTCCCAACTCTGCATTCAGTGATGTCATATTGATAACTTAGAATTGGCTATGGTGGGAATAATTATACCATAGAAATGGGCAAATGCTAGAAATCAGGGCTTGATTTACTGTTCTGTTGATTGTCTAGAAttaaagtgatggagaaaaacctTAATAATGCAGATAAAAAGTGTGTTGTGTCTAATGCCAAAGCTGAGAGTGGCTTCAGTTTAATGAATATAATTTGTATCAGGATGAGGAATAGCTGAACAGTAGATTACACATCAGATTTAATGACAGTAAATGTATTGAGAAAAGAGTTAGTGGGATGGGGTGCAACTCCACTTGTCAAATCATAGATGAGTTGCAACCATAGGTTACTTACAGCTAGAAAAGTTTGGCAGAAACTAATGAAAGGGTGGAACCAGAGAGTTGGCACCACACACAACACCTTTGGTATTTATGCCTTGTGTCTCTTTCGCACCTTAATTCACTGGCAAGCATCCCTCGTACCAAACTGagctgtgtgactgacagggtcttcgtgctccggccgggtgtcaggcctgtgcctctgaggtgggagagctgagttcaggacactggtccaccagagacctcccagctccatgtaacatcaaatggcaaaagctctcccagagatctccatctcaatgctaagacccagctccactcaacgaccagcaagctacagtgctggacaccctatgccaaataactagcaagacaggagcacaaccccacccattagcagagaggctgcctaaaatcataagattacaaaccccaaaacataccatTGGACtcgatcctgcccaccagaaagacaagatccagcctcattcaccagaacacaggcactagtcccttccaccaggaagcctacaacccacagaaccaaccttagccactgggggcagacaccaaaaacaatgggaactacaaacctgcagcctgcgaaaaggagaccccaaacacagtaagttaagcaaaatgagaagacagagaaacacacagcagatgaaggagcaaggtaaaatcccaccagactaaacaaatgaagaagaaataggcagtctacctgaaaaaaaattcagagtaatgatagtaaagatgatccaaaatcttgggaataaaatggagaaaatacaaggaacatttaacaaggacctagaagaactaaagagcaaacaaaaaatgatgaacaacacaataaatgaaattaaaaattctccaaaaggaatcattagcagaataactgaggcagaagaacagataagtgacctggaagataaaatagtggaaataactactgcagagcagaataaagaaaaaagaatggggacctccctggtggtgcagtggttaagaatctgcctgccaatgcaggggacacgggtttgatccctggactgggaggatcccacatgctgtggagtggctgagcccatgtgccacaactaccgagcctgtgtgcctacagcctgtgctctgcaatgggagaggccgccgcaatgagaagtccactcACCAtagagaagagtagcccccacttgcctcaactagagaaagcccaagcacagcaatgaagacccaatgcagccaaaaattaattaattaattaaaaaaaaaagaatgaaaagaattgaggacagtcttagagacctctgggacaacactaaacgtaccaacattcaaattataggagtcccagaagaagaagagaaaaggaaagggactgagaaaatatttgaagagattatagttggaaacttccctaatatgggaaaagaaatagtcagtcaagtccaggaagcacatagaatcccatacaggatatatccaaggagaaacatgccaagacacatattaatcaaactatcaaaaattaaatacaaagaaaaaatattaaaaacagcaagggaaaacaacaaataacatacaagggaatccccataagcttatcagctgatctttcagcagaaactttgcaagccagaagggactggcaggacatatttaaactggtgaaagggaaaaacctacaaccaagattactctacccagcaaggatctcattcagatttgacggagaaataaaaacctttacagacaagcaaaagttaagagaattcagcaccaccaaaccagctttacaacaaacgctaaaggaacttctctaggcaggaaacactatagaatgaaaagacctacaataacaaaccccaaacaattaagaaaatggtaataggaacatacatattgataattatcttaaatgtaaatagattaaatgctccaaccaaaagacatagactggctgaatgggtacaaaaacaagacccgtatatatgctgtctacaagagacccacttcagacctagggacacatacagacggaaagtgaggggatggaaaaaggtactccatgcaaatggaaatcaaaagaaagctggagtagcaattctcatatcagacaaaatagactttaaaataaagactattacaagagacaaaggacactacataatgatcaacggatcaatccaaaaagaaaatatagcaattgtaaatatttatgcacccaacataggagcacctcaatatataaggcaaatgctaacagccataaaaggggaaagcgacagtaacacaatcattaGTGTTTGTGTTACTTTACACtttagtaggggactttaacagcccactttcaccaatggacagatcatgcaaaatgaaaataaataaggaagcacaagctttaaatgatacattacacaagatggacttaattgatatttataggacattccatccaaaaacaacagaatacactttcttctcaagtactcacggaacattctccagggtagatcatatcttgggtcacagatcaagccttggtaactttaagaaaattgaaatcatatcaagtatcttttctgaccacaatgctatgacactagatatcaattacaggaaaaagtctgtaaaacatacaaacacatggaggctaaacaatatactacttaataaccaagagatcactgaagaaatcaaagaggaaatcataatatacctagaaacaaatgacaatgaaaactcgatgacccaaaacctatgggatgcagcaaaagcagttctaagagggaagtttataacaatacagtcctacctcaagaaacaagaagcatctcaaataaaccacctaactttacacctatggcaattagagaaagaagaacaaaaaatccccaaagctagcagaagaaaagaaatcataaagatcagatcagaaataaatgaaaaagaaatgaaggaaacagtagcaaagataaacaaaactaaaagctggttctttgagaagataaacaaaattaataaaccattagccagactcaacaagaaaaaaagggagaagactcaatagaattagaaatgaaaaaggagaagtaacaactgacacggcagaaatacaaaggattatgagagattattacaggcaactatatgccaataaagtggacaacctggaagaaatggacaaattcttagaaaaacacaaccttccgagactgaaccaggaagaatagaaaatataaacagaccgatcacaagcactgaaattgagactgtgattaaaaatcttccaagaaacaaaagcccaggaccagatggcttcacaggcgaatttcatcaaacatttagagaagagctaacacctatccttctcaaactcttccaaaatatagtagagggaggaacactcccaaactcattacacgaggccaccatcaccctgatacaaaaaccagacaaagatgtcacaatgaaagaaaactacaggccaatatcactgatgaacatagatgcaaaaatcctcaacaaaatactagcaaacagaatccaacagcacattaaaaggatcatacaccatgatcaagtggggtttatcccaggaatgcaaggattcttcaatatatgcaaatcaatcaatgtgataaaccatattaaccaactgaaggagaaaaaccatatgatcatctcagtagatgcagaaaaagctttcaacaaaattcaacacccatttatgataaaaaccttccagaaagtaggcatagagcgaacttacctcaacataataaaggccatatatgacaaacccacagccaacatcgttgtcaatggtgaacaactgaaaccattttcactaagatcaggaacaagacaaggttgtccactgtcaccaatattattcaacatagttttggaagttttagccacagcaatcagagaagaaaaagaaataaaaggaatccaaattggaaaagaagaagtaaagctgtcactgtttgcagattacatgatacatgcatagagaatcctaaagatgctaccagaaagctactagagctaatcaatgaatttggcaaagtagcaggaaacaaaattaatgcacagaaatctcttgcattcctctacattaatgatgaaaaatatgaaagagaagacaaggaaacactcccatttaccactgcaacaaaaagaataaaatacctaggaataaacctacctaaggagacaaaagacctgtatgcagaaaactataagacactgatgaaagaaattaaagatgatacaaacagatggagagatataccatgttcttggattggaagaatcaacattgtgaaaatgactctactacccaaagcaatctacagattcaatgcaatccctatcaaactaccaatgacatttttcaaagaactagaacaaaaaaaattcacaatttgtatggaaacacaaaagaccctgaatagccaaagcaatcttgagaaggaaaagcagagctggaggaatcaggctcccagattcaaactaaactacaaagctacagtaatcaagacagtatggtactggcacaaaaacaagaatacagatcaatggaacaggatagaaagcccagagataaacccatgcagatatggttaccttatctttgataaaggaggcaagaatatacaatggagaaaagacagcctcttcaatagatgggaaaactggacagctacatgtaaaagaatgaaatgagaacactccctaacaccatacacaaaaataaattcaaaatggattaaagacctaaatgtaaggccagacacgataaaattcttagaggaaaacataggcagaacactctat
Above is a genomic segment from Tursiops truncatus isolate mTurTru1 chromosome 2, mTurTru1.mat.Y, whole genome shotgun sequence containing:
- the LOC117311044 gene encoding phosphorylated adapter RNA export protein gives rise to the protein MAQEAQEAGDMEDGQLSDSDSDMTVAPSDRPLQVPKALGGDCAVRPFQSTATVCAPVSHYRTVKSVDSSEESFSDSDDDSSLWKRKRQKCFNTPSKPEPFQFGQSSQKPPIAGGKKVNNIWGAVLQEQNQDAVATELGILGMEGTIDRSRESETYNYLLAKKLKRESQEHTKELDKELDEYMHGGKKTGSKEEENGQGHLKRKRPVKDRLGDRLEMNYKGRYEITEDDSQEKVADEISFRLQEPKKDLIARVVRIIGNKKAIELLMETAEVEQNGGLFIMNGSRRRTPGGVFLNLLKNTPSISEEQIKDIFYIENQKEYENKKAAKKRRTQVLGKKMKQAIKNLNFLEDDDTSRETFASDTNEALASLDESQEGHGETKLDAEEAIEVDHSHDLDIF